The following proteins are co-located in the Desulfobacterales bacterium genome:
- a CDS encoding YqiA/YcfP family alpha/beta fold hydrolase: protein MNPALTHTAMNFLGAAVDEAFLLAPKILAPFRPKRAIDPDIYEEQVNFYFDQGFVAHPETFFCFPENPPDFRMAGEGPYLDGKYQEFQFISGYTPRNPMLREQYLGYKNNRTGYFLRWTHGDRKRKTVLCLHGYMLGDPGQAEKMFKVGRLYRMGLDVALFITPFHWKRAPKNASQRGIFLQPDDVVMTCECFGQAMHDLYATMQILARLGAGPVGILGASLGGYNAALFTGLTDIMAFTAMMVPAVNFSKPFGPDTAKLPFAPSEALSAKMQQMWTLHSPLNFTPCISTQNILIIASQGDKLCPYEHVKALCEKWAWPRHHFMTGGHWLVLHPRERGRAWYQFLTDMGFDGR, encoded by the coding sequence GTGAATCCAGCGCTTACGCATACCGCAATGAACTTCCTGGGCGCAGCGGTTGATGAAGCTTTTCTGCTTGCGCCCAAAATACTCGCCCCGTTTCGCCCCAAACGAGCGATTGATCCGGACATTTATGAAGAACAGGTGAATTTTTATTTTGACCAGGGCTTTGTTGCCCACCCGGAAACCTTCTTCTGTTTTCCTGAAAACCCGCCGGATTTTCGAATGGCCGGCGAGGGTCCCTATCTGGACGGGAAATACCAGGAGTTCCAATTTATAAGCGGTTATACACCGCGTAATCCAATGCTCCGGGAGCAATACCTCGGTTACAAAAACAATCGAACCGGCTATTTTCTCAGATGGACGCACGGTGATCGGAAAAGAAAAACCGTATTGTGCCTTCACGGGTATATGCTGGGCGATCCCGGGCAGGCGGAAAAAATGTTCAAGGTTGGCAGGCTATACCGCATGGGGCTTGACGTCGCCCTTTTTATAACGCCCTTTCACTGGAAAAGGGCGCCGAAGAACGCTTCCCAACGGGGAATTTTCCTGCAGCCGGACGATGTGGTCATGACCTGTGAGTGTTTCGGCCAGGCCATGCACGACCTCTATGCTACCATGCAAATACTTGCCCGGCTCGGTGCCGGCCCCGTCGGGATCCTCGGGGCCAGCCTCGGCGGATACAATGCCGCCCTGTTTACCGGGCTCACCGATATCATGGCCTTTACCGCCATGATGGTGCCGGCGGTTAATTTTTCAAAGCCGTTCGGCCCGGATACGGCCAAACTGCCCTTTGCGCCGTCAGAGGCCTTGTCAGCGAAAATGCAGCAGATGTGGACCCTTCATTCCCCCTTAAATTTTACCCCTTGCATTTCGACTCAAAACATTCTCATTATCGCATCACAGGGCGACAAACTATGCCCTTATGAACACGTTAAAGCCCTTTGTGAAAAATGGGCCTGGCCCCGTCATCATTTTATGACCGGCGGCCACTGGCTGGTATTGCATCCCAGGGAGCGGGGCCGCGCGTGGTATCAGTTCTTGACGGATATGGGGTTTGATGGCCGTTAA
- a CDS encoding acyl-CoA dehydrogenase family protein has protein sequence MIAGSDRELKMLDKASAEFARKELAPARQDNDAYPFAPFFDGVLKKAYDLDFFHIVLPETCSGVGQGITALCVILYNICREDSSLGGIVFTNAACQEMLLAAGAEDLLTAITKTPETAADCLIAAPIFNNPVDIANTADAVMKNGDYLLSGCVEYVVVGSIARHALIPAKIEGSSDFSFFLVDLSGKGVSVSEPVHSLGLHACPAVDITMNSAPGAPLGDTGKGRICFEKMSDRMSAAAAAMSAGIMAGAFKEALEFSRGRFQGGREIVNWSEVRMLLAEMTVKVKTAEAMLASVCRAVDNDEAGWQDYARASAIEIQKNACDLTTDGIQILGGVGYMKDFGQEKRFRDAKHIQALLGMVPMKKLRLINRLI, from the coding sequence ATGATTGCAGGCTCGGACAGGGAGTTAAAGATGCTGGACAAGGCATCCGCAGAATTTGCCCGAAAGGAACTCGCCCCGGCGCGGCAGGACAATGACGCCTATCCCTTCGCCCCTTTTTTTGACGGGGTATTAAAAAAAGCCTATGACCTGGATTTTTTCCACATCGTTCTGCCGGAAACCTGCAGCGGGGTGGGGCAGGGAATCACCGCCCTTTGCGTGATCCTATACAATATCTGCCGGGAAGACAGCAGTCTGGGCGGCATTGTGTTTACAAATGCCGCCTGCCAGGAAATGCTTCTTGCCGCCGGGGCTGAAGATCTCTTGACCGCCATTACCAAAACCCCTGAGACGGCAGCAGATTGCTTGATTGCAGCGCCCATATTCAACAACCCCGTCGACATTGCCAACACCGCGGATGCTGTCATGAAAAACGGGGATTATCTGCTTTCCGGCTGCGTTGAATATGTGGTTGTCGGCAGTATCGCCCGCCATGCGTTGATCCCCGCAAAAATTGAGGGCTCATCGGACTTTTCATTCTTTCTGGTCGATTTATCCGGCAAGGGCGTCTCGGTTTCCGAACCCGTTCACAGCCTGGGACTTCATGCATGCCCGGCGGTGGATATCACCATGAACAGTGCGCCCGGCGCCCCTCTTGGAGATACAGGGAAAGGCCGTATCTGTTTTGAAAAAATGAGCGACCGGATGTCTGCCGCGGCGGCGGCCATGTCTGCCGGCATCATGGCCGGCGCGTTCAAAGAGGCTCTGGAATTCAGCCGGGGCCGGTTTCAGGGCGGCCGGGAAATCGTCAACTGGTCGGAAGTGCGTATGCTCCTGGCTGAAATGACCGTCAAAGTCAAAACCGCAGAGGCCATGCTTGCAAGTGTCTGCCGGGCCGTTGACAACGATGAAGCCGGCTGGCAGGATTACGCGCGGGCTTCGGCGATCGAGATCCAGAAAAATGCCTGCGATTTGACCACGGACGGCATTCAGATCCTGGGCGGCGTCGGCTACATGAAGGATTTCGGCCAGGAAAAACGCTTCCGGGACGCCAAGCATATCCAGGCACTTCTGGGAATGGTGCCCATGAAAAAACTTCGGCTTATTAACCGATTGATTTAG
- a CDS encoding acyl-CoA dehydrogenase family protein: MISRSEIKQYSAKPPLFEDSICSLPSIPKQPKTMGRETKKIIALARKFNQEVVRPYALELDLKMQASPDFIPWDFVEQANEWGFYTGWIPKIFGGKGWNMPSMSYFIEEIASECLAMANLIGVHYLGVSTLTATGNVRLINKICRDVANGEKTHSPCLVSLAITEPGAGTDVEEIDLVDKANIACHAERVAGGYNINGTKVFISNGHISTWHMVIAYSDLAKPSENTVVLAVKTGDKGFSFGRMERKMGQKGCPASELIFKDCFVPDEYICFDPDQVRFLKRPVRESAMQMIDYVVAVTRAGVGAFGTGAARAAYAEALKFASETTVGGKLLINHEWAQCMLAEMLKNVMIARLTYVEANYANGLYGAFRELQRKPMYYYYKLMPAKFFDKVIAPITEKPFMTKTFRKIQLDGQTDEEIHRTSGWGSLSKFCATDIGIRNCQMALELMGQHGLRHSSRVEKMLRDAKLLQIYEGTNQLNRLNLFKCLIAKDFPQAVVFAE; the protein is encoded by the coding sequence ATGATTTCAAGAAGCGAAATCAAGCAGTATTCGGCCAAGCCGCCTTTATTTGAAGACAGCATTTGCAGTCTCCCTTCAATTCCCAAGCAGCCCAAAACCATGGGCAGAGAAACCAAAAAAATTATTGCCCTGGCCAGAAAATTCAATCAGGAGGTCGTCCGGCCCTATGCCCTGGAGCTTGATTTAAAGATGCAGGCATCGCCGGATTTTATTCCCTGGGATTTTGTGGAGCAGGCCAATGAGTGGGGGTTTTATACGGGGTGGATTCCGAAAATATTCGGGGGCAAGGGGTGGAATATGCCGTCCATGTCCTATTTTATCGAAGAAATCGCATCAGAGTGCCTGGCCATGGCCAACCTGATCGGCGTTCATTATCTTGGCGTCTCCACCCTCACCGCCACGGGAAACGTTCGCCTGATCAATAAAATCTGCCGGGACGTCGCCAATGGCGAAAAAACCCATAGTCCCTGTTTGGTGTCCCTTGCCATTACCGAACCCGGTGCCGGAACGGATGTGGAAGAAATTGACCTGGTGGACAAGGCAAATATTGCCTGCCATGCGGAAAGGGTGGCCGGCGGCTACAACATTAACGGCACCAAGGTATTTATTTCAAACGGCCACATCTCCACCTGGCACATGGTCATCGCGTATTCGGATTTGGCCAAACCCTCTGAAAATACGGTGGTCCTGGCGGTAAAAACCGGCGACAAGGGATTTTCCTTCGGCCGAATGGAACGGAAAATGGGTCAGAAGGGATGTCCGGCCAGCGAACTGATATTCAAGGACTGCTTTGTGCCGGACGAATATATCTGCTTTGACCCGGATCAGGTTCGATTCCTTAAGCGTCCGGTCCGGGAATCGGCCATGCAGATGATCGATTACGTGGTCGCGGTCACCCGGGCCGGTGTGGGGGCTTTCGGTACGGGCGCGGCACGGGCCGCCTACGCCGAGGCCTTGAAATTCGCCTCTGAAACAACTGTCGGCGGCAAACTGCTCATCAATCATGAATGGGCCCAGTGCATGCTGGCCGAAATGCTTAAAAATGTTATGATCGCCCGCCTGACCTATGTTGAGGCCAATTACGCCAATGGCCTGTACGGCGCTTTCCGGGAACTTCAGAGAAAGCCCATGTATTACTACTACAAGCTGATGCCCGCCAAATTCTTCGACAAGGTAATTGCGCCAATAACGGAAAAACCATTTATGACAAAGACCTTTCGGAAAATTCAGCTGGACGGCCAAACCGACGAAGAGATTCACCGAACCTCCGGTTGGGGGTCACTCAGCAAATTCTGCGCCACCGACATAGGTATCCGTAACTGCCAAATGGCGCTAGAACTTATGGGCCAGCACGGGCTGCGCCACAGCAGCCGGGTGGAAAAAATGCTGCGGGATGCAAAGCTTCTCCAGATCTATGAAGGAACCAATCAGCTCAACCGGCTAAACCTTTTCAAATGCTTGATTGCCAAAGATTTTCCGCAAGCGGTCGTATTTGCCGAATAA
- a CDS encoding AMP-binding protein — MADANVTRWTRIPDYNNPQDMQTGLLLFDNEKCKQCGICSFICPARSIQIEKGPGAWRSGMPRLIYSYPGITECIACGCCVTACPEEAISIKRPFNPGYFYQRLTQTQDLTFPKQYDAHLIPPAGETSTEKSQERAVKPGGGETPKTDVRKLKLRRVQLLRAALTGAVRMTADDIREGRFIRNISAKWRKESSDLSWAELLESRARQVPEKKFLLYEDETFTYRQMNENANRVANFLLANGGGKGVGLGIYMKNSPRFLDLFFGAQTIGMYLVPMNPELKGEGLAYLINHSDIQMLAADAELISSVENISDPLDKVSKFIVDDIEKAAAGFGVPDHYISLSQAYAVTPDNPGIGYNPEDMCLIIYTSGTTGRPKGVVYRYKTSSVRLLMFYAQVLLKEDDVYYTCLPLCHGNALLITTTMSLARKATVALSRKFSASRFWDQIRAYDATIFNTIGSIIPILMKQPEKETDRQNNVRCVFSAACPADMWEPFEKRFGVTLYEGYGAVDGGGKGIMNLGTAPVGSLGKPNRAGDIKIVDDSGAEVPTGETGELLFKVKTGGSRVEYYKNEEASMEKAKDGWLYTGDLVRQDAEGFVYFVGRNTESMRKSGENVSAYEVEHVIMKHPAVEDVAVYAVPSEMSEDEIMAAVKLVDGHTLSGRELRDFLSQKLAKYAIPRYVRFVDEFPKTTSHRIIKRELEVQGITSDTYDANKD, encoded by the coding sequence ATGGCAGACGCAAACGTCACCCGGTGGACAAGAATTCCCGATTACAATAACCCGCAGGATATGCAGACCGGTCTGCTTTTGTTTGACAATGAAAAATGCAAGCAATGCGGTATCTGCTCATTTATCTGCCCTGCCCGCTCCATTCAGATCGAAAAGGGGCCGGGCGCCTGGCGCAGCGGCATGCCGCGGCTGATTTATTCCTATCCCGGCATCACCGAGTGCATTGCCTGCGGCTGCTGTGTGACAGCATGCCCGGAGGAGGCTATTTCCATCAAGCGCCCGTTTAACCCGGGATACTTCTACCAGCGCCTGACCCAGACCCAGGATCTGACTTTTCCCAAACAGTATGATGCGCACCTGATCCCCCCTGCCGGTGAAACTTCCACTGAAAAGTCACAGGAAAGAGCAGTAAAGCCCGGCGGCGGGGAAACGCCAAAAACGGATGTGCGCAAATTGAAATTGCGCCGCGTGCAGCTATTGCGCGCAGCCCTTACCGGGGCTGTTCGCATGACGGCCGATGATATCCGCGAAGGTCGATTTATTAGAAACATTTCCGCCAAGTGGCGAAAGGAATCCAGCGATCTGTCCTGGGCGGAACTTCTGGAATCGCGGGCCCGGCAGGTGCCGGAGAAAAAATTTCTTTTATATGAGGACGAAACATTCACCTACCGGCAGATGAATGAGAATGCCAACCGGGTGGCCAATTTCCTGCTGGCCAACGGCGGGGGCAAGGGAGTGGGGCTGGGTATTTATATGAAAAACTCCCCCCGGTTCCTTGACTTGTTTTTCGGCGCCCAGACAATCGGGATGTACCTGGTGCCCATGAACCCGGAGCTTAAGGGGGAAGGCCTGGCCTACCTGATCAACCACAGTGACATCCAGATGCTGGCCGCAGATGCGGAACTCATCTCTTCGGTTGAAAACATATCCGATCCCCTTGATAAAGTTTCCAAATTTATTGTCGATGATATTGAAAAAGCGGCGGCCGGATTTGGGGTGCCCGATCATTATATTTCATTAAGCCAGGCCTATGCCGTGACTCCGGACAATCCGGGAATTGGCTATAACCCGGAGGACATGTGCCTGATCATTTATACCTCAGGGACCACCGGACGGCCCAAGGGGGTGGTATATCGCTACAAAACATCTTCTGTGCGCCTTCTTATGTTTTATGCCCAGGTGCTGCTAAAAGAAGATGACGTCTATTATACCTGCCTCCCCCTGTGCCACGGCAATGCCCTCTTGATCACCACCACCATGTCCCTGGCGCGAAAAGCCACGGTCGCGCTTTCCAGAAAATTCTCCGCCAGCCGGTTCTGGGATCAGATCCGGGCCTATGACGCCACCATTTTCAATACCATCGGCTCCATCATCCCGATTCTCATGAAGCAGCCGGAAAAAGAAACCGACCGGCAGAACAACGTCCGCTGCGTATTTTCCGCTGCATGCCCGGCGGATATGTGGGAGCCGTTTGAAAAGCGATTCGGGGTGACCCTCTATGAAGGCTACGGTGCAGTGGACGGCGGCGGCAAGGGCATCATGAACCTGGGTACGGCGCCGGTCGGGTCTCTTGGCAAGCCGAACCGGGCGGGCGACATAAAAATCGTGGATGACAGCGGTGCGGAAGTGCCGACCGGAGAGACCGGCGAATTGCTGTTCAAGGTTAAAACCGGCGGCAGCCGCGTGGAATATTACAAAAACGAAGAAGCTTCCATGGAAAAAGCAAAAGATGGGTGGCTCTATACCGGCGACCTGGTCCGGCAGGATGCGGAGGGATTCGTCTATTTCGTGGGCAGAAACACCGAATCCATGCGTAAATCAGGTGAAAATGTGTCCGCCTACGAAGTCGAGCACGTGATTATGAAGCATCCGGCCGTTGAAGACGTCGCCGTCTATGCGGTGCCTTCGGAAATGAGCGAGGATGAAATCATGGCGGCCGTGAAGCTGGTAGACGGACACACCCTTTCCGGCAGGGAATTAAGGGATTTCTTATCCCAAAAACTTGCGAAATACGCGATTCCCCGGTACGTGCGCTTTGTTGATGAATTTCCCAAAACCACCTCCCACCGGATCATCAAGCGCGAACTTGAAGTCCAGGGCATAACGTCGGATACCTATGATGCAAATAAAGATTAA
- a CDS encoding nitroreductase family protein → MNTSAARDISFEMPWTEVEKVILSRRSTRAFKNEPIPDYMIRRILEAGRFAPSAGNSQPWRFAVVKNPEILAAMEQDAVKTCKRMMFVLDYTRSRMRQLFLKPISKFFIRLRHNELHPVPFGLLAAVAKDRAPIFHHAPTLILLFEDKRGVSSPATDSGICGQNMVLASHSMGAATCWIGLIKLLMYERKWKKFFGVKYPYKLNNCLAVGWPKVESDGQVPREVQKVEWYEGGMSDHPRIERQGE, encoded by the coding sequence ATGAATACATCCGCCGCCAGGGATATCTCCTTTGAGATGCCATGGACTGAGGTAGAAAAGGTTATCCTCAGCCGCCGAAGCACGCGGGCTTTTAAAAATGAGCCCATTCCGGACTACATGATCCGCCGGATTCTGGAAGCCGGCCGCTTTGCGCCGTCAGCCGGGAATTCCCAGCCATGGCGGTTCGCTGTGGTAAAAAACCCGGAGATTCTTGCGGCAATGGAGCAGGATGCCGTCAAAACCTGCAAACGAATGATGTTCGTGCTCGACTATACCCGGAGCCGCATGCGGCAGCTCTTTTTAAAACCCATATCCAAATTTTTTATCCGGCTTCGGCACAATGAACTCCATCCCGTGCCATTCGGTTTGCTGGCGGCCGTTGCAAAGGACCGGGCGCCGATCTTCCATCATGCGCCCACCCTGATTCTGCTGTTCGAAGACAAGCGCGGGGTCTCCTCCCCGGCCACTGACAGCGGCATCTGCGGTCAGAATATGGTGCTTGCATCCCACAGCATGGGCGCGGCCACCTGCTGGATCGGATTGATCAAGCTGCTCATGTATGAGCGGAAATGGAAAAAATTCTTTGGCGTCAAATATCCCTACAAACTGAACAACTGCCTTGCCGTTGGGTGGCCGAAAGTCGAGTCCGACGGCCAGGTGCCGCGGGAGGTGCAGAAAGTTGAGTGGTACGAGGGAGGCATGTCCGATCACCCGAGAATTGAAAGACAGGGGGAGTAA
- a CDS encoding TetR/AcrR family transcriptional regulator translates to MTNKRMTAEERRQSLIDATIEVVARLNYDQATTALIAKAAGVNEAMIYRHFSSKTELQLATLDYLIDYRLQIYRENPVFQPENQHKSIIRELTGQYLQRIQSPEVNMFACILKAMFAIDPQIREKGIECCMAFHEFNKDNLARDQARGFFDQAFDPAVISWEMLGKIMLVSTLAVNNRLDAFGIENIKKSMAYFEDAYFAKNQQHGGRIT, encoded by the coding sequence TTGACAAATAAACGAATGACTGCAGAGGAACGCCGGCAATCGCTAATTGATGCCACTATCGAAGTGGTGGCCCGGCTGAACTACGACCAGGCCACCACCGCCCTCATCGCCAAAGCGGCGGGGGTGAACGAGGCAATGATTTACCGCCATTTTTCGAGTAAAACCGAACTCCAGCTCGCCACCCTGGATTATCTCATTGACTATCGCCTGCAAATTTACCGGGAGAATCCGGTTTTTCAGCCGGAGAATCAGCACAAAAGTATCATCCGCGAGTTGACCGGCCAATACCTGCAGCGCATCCAGAGCCCTGAAGTCAACATGTTTGCCTGTATCCTGAAGGCCATGTTCGCCATCGACCCCCAGATCCGCGAAAAAGGGATCGAGTGCTGTATGGCATTCCACGAATTTAACAAGGACAACCTGGCCCGGGACCAGGCCCGCGGGTTTTTCGATCAGGCATTCGACCCGGCGGTCATATCATGGGAGATGCTTGGTAAAATCATGCTTGTATCTACCCTTGCCGTCAACAACCGGCTGGACGCCTTCGGCATTGAAAACATCAAAAAATCAATGGCATATTTTGAAGACGCCTATTTTGCAAAAAACCAGCAGCATGGAGGACGAATCACATGA
- a CDS encoding thiolase family protein produces the protein MSNNVYIIGAAMNKFGKYLDKSIKELTGESLKAVLKDANLSAADIQAAWFSNTGWGMNSFQHCIRGQVALSANGLDKIPITNVENACASASTALHGAWTAIKAGLYDCVLAIGTEKVYSEDRKLMMKGFLSGTDVEVTTQYIEQMKQEARRKAGAESQSGKSKEKKEGHSVFMDFYAMGARKHMKEYGSTQRQLAVIAAKAHNNSTLNPLAQYTFPQTVEQVLADYEVAHPLTRAMCSPVGDGTAAAILCSDKFLKAHPASRAILIRASVLRSGAWTENTISERAARAAYEMAGLGPEDINVAEVHDATAFGELYQTEKLGFCPEGEGGIFAENGATALNGKLPVNPSGGLLSRGHPIGASGLAQIYELAAQLRGEAGKRQVRNPKIALAENGGGTIGAGEAAMCIHVLERASLDK, from the coding sequence ATGAGTAACAATGTCTACATTATCGGCGCCGCAATGAACAAATTCGGCAAATACCTGGATAAAAGCATCAAGGAATTGACCGGTGAATCCCTTAAAGCGGTGTTAAAAGACGCGAATCTTTCAGCGGCGGATATCCAGGCAGCCTGGTTTTCCAACACCGGCTGGGGGATGAACAGCTTCCAGCATTGCATTCGGGGACAGGTCGCCCTGTCTGCGAACGGACTTGATAAAATTCCCATTACCAACGTCGAAAATGCCTGCGCATCCGCGAGCACCGCCCTCCACGGGGCATGGACAGCCATAAAAGCCGGTCTCTACGACTGCGTATTGGCCATCGGTACCGAAAAAGTCTACAGCGAAGACCGAAAACTCATGATGAAAGGTTTCCTGTCCGGCACTGACGTGGAAGTGACCACCCAGTATATCGAGCAGATGAAGCAGGAAGCGCGGCGAAAAGCCGGGGCAGAGAGCCAATCCGGCAAAAGCAAAGAAAAAAAAGAAGGGCACTCCGTATTCATGGATTTCTACGCCATGGGTGCCCGAAAACACATGAAGGAATACGGATCGACCCAGCGGCAGCTGGCGGTGATTGCCGCCAAGGCACACAACAACTCTACCCTGAACCCGCTGGCTCAATATACCTTTCCCCAGACCGTAGAGCAGGTGCTCGCCGATTATGAGGTCGCCCACCCCCTGACCCGGGCCATGTGCTCGCCCGTGGGCGACGGCACGGCTGCCGCGATATTGTGCTCGGACAAATTTTTAAAAGCGCATCCCGCGTCCCGGGCGATCTTGATCCGGGCCTCTGTTTTGCGATCCGGCGCCTGGACCGAAAACACCATTTCCGAGCGGGCTGCCCGAGCGGCTTATGAAATGGCCGGACTGGGACCGGAAGATATAAATGTGGCCGAAGTCCATGACGCCACCGCCTTTGGCGAACTCTATCAGACGGAAAAACTGGGGTTTTGTCCCGAAGGGGAAGGCGGCATTTTTGCCGAAAACGGAGCGACGGCCCTAAACGGAAAGCTTCCCGTAAATCCAAGCGGCGGCTTGCTCTCCCGCGGACATCCCATCGGCGCATCCGGTCTGGCCCAGATTTATGAACTCGCCGCCCAGCTTCGGGGAGAAGCCGGGAAGCGCCAGGTCCGGAACCCCAAAATCGCTCTGGCTGAAAATGGCGGCGGCACTATCGGCGCCGGGGAGGCGGCCATGTGTATCCATGTTCTGGAAAGGGCATCGCTTGACAAATAA
- a CDS encoding glycyl-radical enzyme activating protein, with protein sequence MKQPLILEIKGNALDDGPGIRSVVFFKGCPLSCLWCHNPESKRMGMEIGFEAKTCVGCDTCISLCPEKALSRENPFFIDRDVCTLCFACVDACPSGALSRIGTHMSVEEIAEQVLRDKPFYDTSGGGVTLSGGEPALFTGFAGELAAGLKAGGIHILLETCGLFDLAGFDEALYPYLDLIYFDIKLMDAVLHARYCGVSNEIILNNFRALHTRARNGGVPVVPRTPLIPGITDTPENIHAIVDFLSSCGVCEARLLPYHPLWQEKNEKIGISMEKDRAPEMDKWLDRNVLYECRQVFETAGIALT encoded by the coding sequence TTGAAACAGCCGCTGATACTCGAAATCAAAGGAAATGCCCTGGATGACGGCCCGGGCATCCGCTCCGTGGTATTTTTTAAGGGCTGCCCGCTCTCCTGCTTGTGGTGTCATAACCCGGAAAGCAAGCGCATGGGGATGGAGATCGGGTTTGAGGCCAAGACCTGCGTGGGATGCGATACCTGCATCAGCCTGTGTCCCGAAAAGGCCCTGTCCCGGGAAAACCCGTTTTTTATCGACCGCGATGTCTGCACCCTGTGCTTTGCGTGCGTGGATGCCTGTCCCTCGGGTGCGCTCTCGCGCATCGGAACCCATATGAGCGTTGAAGAAATCGCGGAGCAGGTGCTTCGGGATAAGCCCTTTTACGACACCTCGGGCGGCGGGGTGACGCTTTCCGGGGGCGAGCCCGCCCTTTTCACGGGGTTTGCCGGCGAACTGGCGGCCGGGCTTAAGGCGGGCGGCATCCACATTCTGCTTGAAACCTGCGGCCTCTTCGATCTCGCCGGGTTTGATGAAGCGCTTTATCCGTACCTGGATCTCATCTACTTTGATATCAAGCTGATGGACGCAGTGCTTCACGCCCGGTATTGCGGGGTTTCCAACGAGATAATTCTTAACAATTTCAGGGCATTGCATACCCGGGCCAGAAACGGCGGCGTTCCGGTTGTGCCGCGAACCCCTCTGATCCCCGGCATTACGGACACCCCGGAAAATATCCATGCGATTGTGGATTTTCTATCATCCTGCGGCGTTTGCGAGGCGCGGCTCCTTCCCTACCATCCCCTATGGCAGGAGAAAAATGAAAAGATCGGGATTTCCATGGAAAAAGACCGTGCGCCGGAGATGGATAAATGGCTGGACCGCAACGTCCTTTATGAATGCCGACAGGTATTTGAGACCGCCGGCATCGCATTAACTTAA